Genomic DNA from Methanofastidiosum sp.:
AGCATGCAATTTGAGCAGGAGTGGCTTGGCCTTCCATTATCTGAAACATTGCTTTTGTTATCTCAGATTCTTCAAGAGTTTGGCCCAAAACTAGTTTCTTTATTGAATCAGTAATCATAAAGACACCTTCATGAAGTTAAGAAGGATATCTTTTCCCGATTGTGTCAGTATAGATTCAGGATGAAACTGCACACCATATATTGGGTACTCTTTATGTTTTACTGCCATAATTTCTTCTATGTCAGTTACAGCCGTGACTTCAAGGCAGTCGGGAAGGCCTTCGTTATTTATGATTAGAGAATGGTATCTTGTCGCATTTATAGGATTTGGAATTTCATTGAACAGATCTTTTCCATTGTGGTAGATAGAGCATGTCTTACCATGAATGATCCTATTTGCCCTAGTTACCGTTC
This window encodes:
- a CDS encoding aminodeoxychorismate/anthranilate synthase component II; translation: MTRVLIIDNYDSFVYNIAQYLGFFGAEIVTRRNDIKLKEAVKVKPDLIVLSPGPGHPVDSKVTLEILSTMSKNIPTLGVCLGHQAIGEVFGGTVTRANRIIHGKTCSIYHNGKDLFNEIPNPINATRYHSLIINNEGLPDCLEVTAVTDIEEIMAVKHKEYPIYGVQFHPESILTQSGKDILLNFMKVSL